In Pelmatolapia mariae isolate MD_Pm_ZW linkage group LG8, Pm_UMD_F_2, whole genome shotgun sequence, one genomic interval encodes:
- the ppp1cab gene encoding protein phosphatase 1, catalytic subunit, alpha isozyme b, producing MAEADKLNIDSIIQRLLEVKGSRPGKNVQLTENEIRGLCLKSREIFLSQPILLELEAPLKICGDVHGQYYDLLRLFEYGGFPPESNYLFLGDYVDRGKQSLETICLLLAYKIKYPENFFLLRGNHECASINRIYGFYDECKRRYNIKLWKTFTDCFNCLPVAAIVDEKIFCCHGGLSPDLQSMEQVRRVMRPTDVPDQGLLCDLLWADPDKDVLGWGENDRGVSFTFGADVVTKFLHKHDMDLICRAHQVVEDGYEFFAKRQLVTLFSAPNYCGEFDNAGAMMSVDETLMCSFQILKPADKKLFYGGGGGMGSGRPVTPPRKAKK from the exons ATGGCAGAAGCCGACAAGTTGAACATCGACTCCATTATACAGCGTCTTCTCGAAG TGAAAGGCTCCAGACCTGGCAAAAATGTTCAGCTGACAGAGAATGAAATCCGTGGTCTTTGCCTCAAATCCCGGGAGATCTTCCTCAGCCAGCCAATCCTGCTTGAACTTGAGGCGCCCCTCAAGATTTGTG GTGATGTTCACGGGCAGTACTATGATCTGCTGAGGCTGTTTGAATATGGAGGCTTTCCACCAGAGAGCAACTACCTGTTCCTGGGGGACTACGTAGACAGAGGCAAGCAGTCCCTGGAGACCATCTGTCTGTTGCTGGCTTACAAGATCAAATACCCAGAAAACTTCTTTCTGCTGAGAGGAAACCATGAGTGCGCCTCTATTAACAGAATATACGGCTTCTACGACGAGT GTAAAAGGCGATACAACATAAAACTGTGGAAGACCTTCACTGACTGCTTCAACTGTTTGCCTGTAGCAGCCATTGTTGATGAGAAGATCTTCTGTTGCCATGGAG GCCTGTCTCCAGACCTCCAGTCCATGGAGCAGGTGAGAAGGGTCATGCGTCCCACTGATGTTCCTGACCAGGGCCTCCTGTGCGACTTGCTGTGGGCAGACCCCGATAAAGATGTGCTGGGCTGGGGTGAGAATGACCGCGGTGTCTCCTTCACTTTTGGTGCAGATGTGGTGACAAAGTTCCTCCACAAACATGACATGGACCTCATTTGTCGAGCCCATCAG gtggTTGAGGACGGATATGAATTCTTTGCAAAGAGGCAGCTCGTGACTCTGTTCTCTGCCCCAAACTACTGCGGGGAGTTCGACAATGCCGGCGCTATGATGAGTGTAGATGAGACCCTCATGTGTTCATTCCAG ATCCTCAAACCTGCAGATAAGAAGCTGTTCTATGGTGGGGGCGGGGGCATGGGCTCCGGTCGCCCAGTCACTCCACCTAGGAAAGCTAAGAAATGA
- the pelo gene encoding protein pelota homolog yields the protein MKLLHKDIEKDNAGQVTLVPEEAEDMWHTYNLLQVRDSLRASTIRKVQTESPTGSVGSSRVRTTLTLCVETIDFDTQACQLRVKGTNIEENQYVKMGAYHTIELELNRKFTLAKKNWDSVVLDRIDQACDPTQRADVAAVVMQEGLANLVLVTPAMTLLRAKVEVTIPRKRKGSCTQHDKGLEKFYEAVMQAILRHINFDVVKCILVASPGYVKDQFTTYLFNEAVRQDNKILQENRPKFMLVHSSSGHKYSLKEVLSDPTVTNRLSDTKAAGEVKALEDFYKMLQHEPDRAFYGLAHVEKAAEALAVDTLLISDKLFRHQDIPTRSRYVRLVDNVRDNGGTVRIFSSLHVSGEQLTQLSGVAAILRFPIADLSDAEDNSSSDED from the exons ATGAAGTTGCTCCATAAAGATATTGAGAAAGATAATGCCGG TCAGGTGACTCTGGTGCCCGAGGAGGCGGAGGATATGTGGCATACCTACAACCTGCTCCAAGTGCGGGACAGCTTAAGAGCCTCGACTATCAG AAAGGTGCAGACCGAGTCCCCTACAGGAAGCGTGGGCAGCTCGAGAGTCCGGACTACTCTGACGTTGTGTGTGGAGACTATCGACTTCGACACCCAGGCCTGCCAGCTGAGAGTAAAGGGAACTAACATAGAGGAGAACCAATATGTCAAG ATGGGGGCTTATCACACTATTGAGCTTGAGCTCAACAGGAAGTTCACTCTGGCTAAAAAGAACTGGGACAGCGTCGTGCTGGATAGAATTG ATCAGGCATGTGACCCGACCCAGAGGGCAGATGTGGCTGCTGTGGTAATGCAGGAAGGCCTGGCCAACCTGGTGCTCGTGACACCTGCCATGACGCTGCTTCGTGCAAAAGTGGAAGTCACCATTCCCCGTAAGAGAAAAGGAAGCTGCACACAGCACGACAAG GGACTGGAGAAGTTTTATGAAGCTGTGATGCAAGCCATTCTCCGTCACATCAATTTTGATG TTGTGAAGTGCATCCTGGTGGCCAGCCCAGGCTATGTGAAGGACCAGTTTACGACCTACCTCTTTAATGAGGCGGTACGGCAGGACAACAAGATCCTGCAGGAGAATCGGCCCAAATTCATGCTGGTCCACTCATCGTCAGGTCATAAGTACTCACTCAAAG AAGTCCTTTCTGACCCCACTGTGACAAATAGGCTGTCTGATACGAAG GCAGCCGGAGAGGTGAAAGCTCTGGAAGACTTCTATAAAATGCTGCAGCATGAGCCTGACCGAGCCTTCTACGG CCTCGCTCATGTGGAGAAAGCTGCTGAGGCCCTCGCTGTCGACACCTTGTTGATAAGCGACAAGTTGTTCAG GCATCAGGATATCCCCACCAGAAGTCGCTACGTTCGCTTGGTGGACAATGTGAGAGACAATGGTGGCACTGTCAG AATATTCTCAAGCCTTCATGTTTCGGGTGAAC AACTGACTCAGCTGAGCGGGGTGGCTGCCATATTGCGGTTTCCCATCGCCGACCTTTCAGACGCCGAGGACAACAGTAGCTCAGATGAAGACTGA
- the LOC134632590 gene encoding progestin and adipoQ receptor family member 4-like has protein sequence MMVLYEGPRLLDFAKAPAHLQFNKYVLTGYRPVSTAEECVRSLFYMHNELGNIYTHGIPFFLFLVLLPFSIPWKEVDSIWICVVHYLACLCPTMGSVVYHLFMNHVGGEHVYDTLLSLDMVGVCLVNTLGAIPIIYITLLCYPIVQQTALLVYILLSAHGIYCATTARTNVRRLRSFVWQALFRFSLFLFRVYGSGVGSPNSLRLFVIMDCLALLGGLVNIVQIPERFKPGLFDNWGNSHQIMHVMVICSIIYLHWGTLEDLAWIKSYQCPAE, from the exons ATGATGGTGCTTTACGAAGGACCGCGGCTCTTGGACTTTGCAAAGGCTCCTGCTCACCTTCAGTTCAACAAATATGTCCTGACGGGTTACCGGCCGGTGTCCACAGCCGAAGAGTGCGTCAGGAGCCTCTTCTACATGCACAATGAGCTGGGAAACATCTACACACACG GAAttcctttcttccttttcttggtGCTGCTACCTTTTAGTATCCCCTGGAAGGAGGTGGACAGCATCTGGATATGTGTTGTCCACTATCTGGCCTGCCTCTGTCCCACCATGGGATCAGTGGTCTACCATTTGTTCATGAACCACGTGGGAGGAGAACACGTGTACGACACGCTGCTCTCCCTGGACATGGTCGGCGTCTGCCTAGTTAACACCCTCG GGGCAATTCCTATCATTTATATCACCCTCCTCTGCTACCCAATCGTGCAACAGACTGCCTTGCTGGTCTATATCCTCCTGTCAGCCCACGGGATCTACTGTGCCACCACTGCCCGCACTAACGTCCGGCGCCTGCGATCGTTTGTCTGGCAGGCCTTGTTCCGTTTCAGCCTCTTCCTGTTTCGGGTTTATGGCAGCGGGGTAGGAAGCCCAAATTCCCTGCGTCTCTTTGTCATCATGGACTGTCTAGCTTTACTGGGAGGGCTTGTCAACATTGTCCAGATCCCTGAGCGCTTCAAGCCAGGATTGTTTGACAACTGGGGCAACAGCCACCAGATAATGCATGTCATGGTTATCTGTTCAATTATCTACCTACACTGGGGCACACTGGAGGATTTAGCCTGGATTAAGAGCTACCAGTGTCCTGCTGAGTGA